The Streptomyces sp. Mut1 genome window below encodes:
- a CDS encoding roadblock/LC7 domain-containing protein, whose product MTAPSTFGLSTEARNLHWLLSNLVEEVPGVHSVTVVSSDGLMLLSSDPGHLSASEEGKPSGPRGSSADLATIVSGIGSLTAGAAKLMEGGGVKQTMVAMEEGSVFVMSISDGSLLGVHAAPDCDMSVIAYHMALFVGRAGHVLTPELRSELRKSMESAQ is encoded by the coding sequence TTGACTGCGCCCAGCACATTCGGGCTGAGCACCGAGGCCCGGAACCTTCACTGGTTGCTGAGCAATCTGGTGGAGGAGGTGCCAGGGGTCCACTCGGTCACCGTCGTCTCGTCCGACGGGCTGATGCTGCTCTCCTCCGACCCCGGCCACCTCAGCGCCTCCGAAGAGGGAAAACCCAGCGGTCCGCGCGGCTCCAGCGCCGACCTGGCGACCATCGTCTCCGGCATCGGCAGCCTCACGGCCGGCGCCGCGAAGCTGATGGAGGGCGGCGGCGTCAAACAGACCATGGTCGCGATGGAGGAGGGCAGCGTCTTCGTCATGTCGATCAGCGACGGCTCGCTGCTCGGGGTGCACGCCGCACCCGACTGCGACATGAGCGTCATCGCGTACCACATGGCGCTGTTCGTCGGCCGGGCCGGACACGTACTCACCCCCGAACTCCGCAGTGAACTGCGCAAATCGATGGAGAGCGCCCAGTGA
- a CDS encoding DUF742 domain-containing protein, with translation MSHAAAGPARKLPVRGAGKRPARVRPYSLTGGRTRFGHVLLVETFVAALEAPDERRELTGGNLASRLMPELRAIVEICRRMRTVAEVSALLKMPLGVVRVLLSDLADQGKIRVYGTGHGTGQPDRALLERVLDGLRRL, from the coding sequence GTGAGCCATGCCGCCGCCGGACCGGCCCGCAAGCTTCCCGTCCGGGGGGCCGGCAAACGGCCCGCGCGGGTCCGCCCGTACTCGCTGACCGGTGGCCGCACCCGCTTCGGGCACGTGCTGCTGGTCGAGACGTTCGTCGCCGCGCTGGAGGCGCCCGACGAGCGCCGCGAACTCACCGGCGGGAACCTGGCATCGCGACTGATGCCGGAGCTCAGGGCCATTGTCGAGATCTGCCGCCGGATGCGTACCGTCGCGGAGGTCTCGGCCCTGCTGAAGATGCCGCTCGGCGTGGTCCGGGTGCTGCTCAGCGACTTGGCCGACCAGGGAAAGATCCGCGTGTACGGGACCGGTCACGGCACCGGCCAGCCCGACCGCGCACTGCTCGAAAGGGTGCTCGATGGACTCCGTCGTCTCTGA